From a single Nicotiana tomentosiformis chromosome 2, ASM39032v3, whole genome shotgun sequence genomic region:
- the LOC104102893 gene encoding pentatricopeptide repeat-containing protein At5g15300, which translates to MIKKTITSRSSNLHRQSSLWSKCKDLQSLKQIHALMIISGFNSNRFALRELIYASAVIFSASIHYAHKVFAQITQPEPFMWNTMLRGSAQSLRPYLALSLYTQMEKRYIRPDSYTFPFVLKACTKLSWLVSGLTVHGKIVKHGFESNKFARNTLIYFHANVGDIRIADQLFDGSAKRDVVAWSALTAGYARRGELDVARRLFDDMPVKDLVSWNVMITGYLKQRKMENARELFNMVPKRDVVTWNAMISGYLLCGENENALKMYAEMRSAGEHPDEVTMLHLLSACTDSAFLDVGEQIHQSIIEMGAGELSIFLGNALVDMYARCGSISKALELFQGMREKDVSSWNIVILGLAFHGHSEECISLFEDMRRVKYIPNEITFVGVLVACSHAGKVDEGREYFNMMRAEYNIEPNIRHYGCMVDMLARAGLLHEAFYFISSMEIEPNAIIWRTLLGACKVHSNVELGRYANEQLLKLGREDSGDYVLLSNIYASRDEWDGVERVRKLMDDNGVWKEPGCTLIEADDTLKNFLFD; encoded by the coding sequence ATGATCAAAAAGACAATAACAAGCAGGAGTTCAAATCTTCACCGGCAATCATCACTATGGAGCAAATGCAAAGATCTCCAATCCCTAAAGCAAATTCACGCTTTGATGATCATCAGTGGTTTCAACTCCAATCGTTTTGCTCTCAGGGAGCTCATTTACGCTTCTGCCGTTATTTTTTCAGCCTCTATTCACTATGCCCACAAAGTGTTTGCACAAATTACTCAACCAGAGCCCTTCATGTGGAACACCATGCTAAGAGGCTCAGCTCAGAGTCTCAGGCCTTATCTTGCCCTTTCCCTTTATACCCAGATGGAAAAACGTTACATACGCCCGGATAGTTATACTTTCCCGTTTGTACTGAAGGCATGTACCAAGCTTTCTTGGCTTGTTTCTGGCCTTACCGTTCATGGGAAAATTGTGAAGCATGGATTTGAATCTAATAAATTTGCGAGGAATACCCTTATATATTTTCACGCGAATGTTGGAGATATAAGAATTGCAGACCAACTTTTTGATGGTTCTGCTAAGAGGGACGTCGTTGCTTGGTCTGCTTTGACTGCTGGTTATGCGAGGAGAGGTGAATTGGATGTGGCAAGGAGGCTTTTTGATGATATGCCAGTTAAAGACTTGGTTTCTTGGAACGTAATGATCACGGGGTACTTGAAGCAAAGGAAGATGGAAAATGCAAGGGAGTTGTTTAATATGGTGCCAAAGCGGGATGTTGTGACTTGGAATGCGATGATTTCTGGATATCTGCTTTGTGGCGAAAACGAGAATGCGTTAAAAATGTATGCAGAGATGAGAAGTGCAGGGGAACACCCTGATGAGGTTACCATGTTACACCTGTTATCCGCTTGCACGGATTCAGCATTCTTGGATGTTGGTGAGCAGATACATCAATCTATTATCGAGATGGGTGCAGGCGAGTTAAGTATATTTCTTGGTAATGCACTTGTAGACATGTATGCTAGGTGTGGCAGCATTAGCAAAGCACTTGAACTTTTTCAAGGCATGAGAGAAAAGGATGTGTCGTCTTGGAACATAGTTATTTTAGGATTAGCTTTCCATGGTCATTCTGAAGAATGTATTTCTCTTTTTGAAGATATGAGGAGAGTGAAGTATATTCCTAATGAAATTACTTTTGTGGGGGTATTAGTTGCTTGTAGTCATGCAGGAAAAGTTGATGAGGGCAGAGAATATTTCAACATGATGAGAGCTGAGTACAATATTGAGCCGAACATAAGGCACTATGGGTGTATGGTGGATATGCTAGCGCGTGCAGGACTACTGCATGAAGCGTTTTATTTCATAAGCTCGATGGAGATTGAACCCAATGCCATTATATGGAGAACTCTGCTAGGAGCTTGTAAAGTTCATTCCAATGTCGAGCTGGGAAGGTATGCTAATGAGCAACTGCTTAAATTGGGAAGGGAAGACAGTGGGGATTATGTCTTGCTGTCAAATATCTATGCTTCAAGAGATGAATGGGATGGTGTTGAAAGGGTGAGGAAGTTGATGGATGACAATGGGGTTTGGAAAGAACCTGGTTGTACTCTTATTGAGGCTGATGACACTCTCAAGAATTTTTTGTTTGATTAA
- the LOC104102892 gene encoding casparian strip membrane protein 3-like, translating into MKSGGVEAGEDSKDSKPKPKGNRGISFLDFIMRIFAIIGTLGSAIAMGKTNETLPSFTEFIRFKAEYKDLPTFTFFVVANGIVSAYLAVSLVLSILHIVMAGARITRVVLVFFDTVMMSFLTSGASAAAAIVYLAHKGNERANWIAICQQYNSFCDRASGSLVGSFIGVLVFVLLIILSALALSRN; encoded by the exons ATGAAGTCAGGTGGTGTTGAAGCTGGAGAGGACTCAAAAGATTCAAAGCCAAAGCCCAAAGGGAACAGAGGAATTTCATTTCTTGATTTTATTATGAGAATATTTGCCATTATAGGTACCTTGGGAAGTGCAATTGCCATGGGAAAAACTAATGAAACCCTTCCCTCCTTCACGGAGTTCATCAGATTTAAGGCTGAGTACAAGGATCTTCCCACTTTCAC GTTCTTTGTGGTAGCGAATGGCATCGTTAGCGCATACCTGGCTGTATCTCTTGTCCTATCCATCTTACACATTGTCATGGCTGGTGCAAGAATAACCAGGGTGGTTTTGGTCTTCTTTGATACG GTGATGATGTCATTTTTGACGTCTGGAGCATCAGCAGCAGCAGCTATAGTATATTTGGCACACAAGGGAAATGAACGTGCAAATTGGATTGCTATATGTCAGCAGTATAACTCATTCTGCGATCGTGCCTCTGGCTCTTTGGTTGGATCGTTTATTGGAGTTCTTGTGTTTGTGCTGCTGATTATATTGTCTGCCCTGGCTCTTTCAAGAAATTGA
- the LOC104102890 gene encoding uncharacterized protein, whose amino-acid sequence MQLVVSFYSTIVFQKQKLQRNRESKISRKMNQNMSAFLIGMVGAAFTLGAYSQPWMTPTQSITTGLLTLMFGLLVREGFISL is encoded by the coding sequence ATGCAATTAGTTGTCTCCTTTTATTCAACGATCGTTTTTCAGAAGCAGAAATTGCAAAGAAATAGAGAGAGTAAGATCTCAAGAAAAATGAATCAGAATATGAGCGCGTTCTTGATCGGAATGGTGGGCGCTGCCTTTACGTTGGGCGCTTATTCTCAGCCATGGATGACTCCAACGCAAAGCATAACTACGGGTCTTCTGACTCTCATGTTTGGTCTCCTCGTCCGCGAAGGTTTCATCTCCCTTTAG